The Corynebacterium pseudopelargi genome contains a region encoding:
- the rsmA gene encoding 16S rRNA (adenine(1518)-N(6)/adenine(1519)-N(6))-dimethyltransferase RsmA: MDPSHAHLLGPAEIRELASRIHVTPTKKLGQNFVHDPNTVRMILAAAELRPEDHVVEVGPGLGSLTLGLLETVQQVTAVEIDPRLAELLPDTVAKRAPGLQERLSLIHKDALTIRAEDIQAPTALVANLPYNVSVPVLLHMLKLFPSIRRVLVMVQSEVADRLAAEPGSKIYGVPSVKAGFYGEVRRAGSIGKNVFWPAPKIESGLVRIDCFDQPDAPWPRDAQLRSTLFSLVDAAFAQRRKTLRSALKGHFGSAALAEEALRSAGIDPAARGETLATADYVRLAQEVSDEQ, from the coding sequence ATGGATCCCTCCCACGCACATCTGTTAGGCCCGGCCGAGATTCGTGAGCTGGCGTCACGCATCCACGTCACGCCTACTAAGAAGCTCGGCCAGAACTTCGTGCACGACCCCAATACCGTGCGCATGATTCTTGCTGCCGCAGAACTTCGCCCAGAAGATCATGTGGTGGAGGTAGGTCCTGGACTCGGTTCGCTTACCCTCGGGCTGCTCGAAACCGTCCAGCAAGTTACTGCCGTAGAGATTGATCCGCGCCTGGCAGAACTCCTGCCCGATACCGTGGCAAAGCGTGCGCCTGGTTTGCAGGAGCGCCTGAGCTTGATCCACAAAGACGCGCTCACGATCCGCGCCGAAGATATCCAGGCACCAACAGCACTGGTAGCTAACTTGCCCTATAACGTCTCCGTGCCAGTTCTGCTGCACATGCTCAAGCTTTTCCCCAGCATCCGCCGGGTATTGGTGATGGTGCAATCGGAGGTTGCTGATCGCCTCGCGGCCGAACCCGGCAGCAAGATTTACGGCGTGCCAAGTGTGAAGGCCGGTTTCTATGGCGAGGTACGCCGCGCCGGGTCGATTGGCAAAAACGTGTTTTGGCCCGCACCGAAAATTGAATCAGGGCTCGTGCGCATCGATTGCTTTGATCAGCCCGATGCTCCCTGGCCACGCGATGCCCAGCTTAGAAGCACACTTTTTTCGCTCGTCGATGCCGCTTTTGCCCAAAGGCGCAAAACCCTTCGCTCGGCACTCAAAGGGCACTTTGGCTCCGCTGCCCTGGCAGAAGAAGCCCTGCGCAGCGCAGGGATCGACCCTGCAGCCAGGGGTGAAACACTGGCAACGGCCGACTATGTGCGGCTTGCCCAGGAGGTAAGCGATGAGCAATAG
- a CDS encoding resuscitation-promoting factor: MGTNQKSRLNNNTRSMPMRLVTGGVVASLAVGGVAIAQQKKDVVVDLNGEELNMVTLRGDVQGVLDQAKVELGDEDLVAPGLDQPIGDGDVVKVRTMKQVAVVVDGQERSINTTAATVGEMLEQMGTVGAPLEALEVSESADAKLSSDGETVDVVTPKLVKLNDGAKTTYVRIAAATVGDVLSQRGIKLGKNDRLSPSKDTKVTEDTEITIDRVDIQRHTVEESFNVQPVIVEDPDSFEGEEREVEAAVPGKRKVTYKVVSVNGKEQEKTPEKQEELVPARPATIARGTKQQASAPAVANGGVWDQIAQCESGGNWAIDTGNGYSGGLQFADSTWAAHGGTEYAPRASQATREQQIAVAERVQASQGWGAWPACTAQLGIR; this comes from the coding sequence TTGGGTACCAACCAGAAATCACGTTTGAACAACAACACTCGATCCATGCCAATGCGCCTTGTTACAGGTGGCGTGGTTGCCTCGCTGGCAGTTGGTGGCGTGGCCATTGCGCAGCAGAAAAAGGACGTTGTTGTTGATCTCAACGGCGAAGAGCTCAACATGGTCACCTTGCGTGGCGATGTCCAAGGCGTGCTCGACCAAGCCAAGGTTGAACTCGGTGATGAAGACCTCGTAGCCCCCGGCTTGGATCAGCCAATTGGTGATGGCGACGTGGTGAAGGTTCGCACCATGAAGCAGGTTGCCGTGGTGGTTGATGGGCAAGAACGCTCCATTAACACCACCGCCGCCACCGTTGGCGAGATGCTCGAGCAGATGGGCACCGTGGGTGCACCGCTCGAAGCACTGGAAGTATCCGAATCTGCAGATGCCAAGCTTTCGAGCGATGGCGAAACAGTCGATGTTGTTACCCCAAAGCTGGTCAAGCTCAACGACGGCGCCAAGACCACCTATGTGCGTATTGCTGCAGCCACCGTTGGTGATGTGCTCTCGCAGCGCGGCATCAAGCTTGGCAAGAATGATCGCCTTTCTCCTTCCAAAGACACCAAGGTCACTGAAGATACCGAGATCACCATTGATCGGGTAGATATTCAGCGCCACACCGTCGAAGAATCCTTCAATGTGCAGCCCGTGATCGTTGAAGATCCAGACAGCTTTGAAGGCGAGGAGCGCGAGGTAGAAGCTGCCGTGCCAGGTAAGCGCAAGGTCACCTACAAGGTGGTGAGCGTGAATGGCAAAGAGCAGGAAAAGACCCCAGAAAAGCAAGAAGAGCTCGTTCCTGCACGCCCTGCCACGATCGCTCGCGGCACCAAGCAGCAGGCCTCGGCGCCTGCTGTGGCCAATGGTGGCGTGTGGGATCAGATCGCCCAATGTGAATCCGGCGGCAACTGGGCCATCGATACCGGCAACGGCTACTCCGGTGGCCTGCAATTTGCCGATTCCACATGGGCAGCACACGGCGGCACCGAGTACGCTCCGCGAGCATCGCAGGCCACCCGTGAACAGCAGATCGCCGTGGCAGAGCGCGTCCAGGCCTCCCAGGGCTGGGGTGCTTGGCCAGCTTGTACCGCACAACTTGGTATTCGCTAG
- a CDS encoding TatD family hydrolase produces the protein MGKKKPRPAPVPADHPGGMVDAHTHLSSAKDSVERLVQRAKLAGVERICTVGDGVEEAAQALSIAQTQPDVVAACAIHPTKAQQLDQQARARLEAMAADPACVAIGETGLDTYWIQHDPERTADLATQISALEWHIDLAIKHNKALMIHNREADQPLLDVLAASPKPVQTILHCFSSPVDVAEEALARGYVLSFAGNATFKRNDFLREAARIAPVEQILVETDAPYMTPEPYRGSPNEPSLIGHTYLALAAARGEDPAEFAAAVSKNFARVYGL, from the coding sequence ATGGGGAAGAAGAAGCCACGTCCAGCGCCAGTACCCGCTGATCATCCGGGCGGGATGGTGGATGCGCACACGCATTTATCCAGTGCGAAAGATAGCGTGGAGCGCCTTGTCCAGCGCGCCAAATTGGCTGGTGTAGAGCGTATTTGCACCGTTGGCGACGGGGTAGAAGAGGCAGCCCAGGCACTCTCGATTGCCCAAACGCAACCCGATGTGGTGGCCGCCTGCGCTATTCACCCCACCAAGGCGCAGCAGCTTGATCAGCAAGCACGCGCCCGCTTAGAGGCCATGGCTGCCGATCCTGCTTGTGTGGCGATTGGCGAAACGGGTCTGGATACCTACTGGATCCAGCACGATCCAGAACGTACGGCTGATCTTGCAACGCAGATCTCCGCGCTGGAGTGGCACATTGATCTAGCCATCAAGCACAACAAGGCGCTGATGATTCACAACCGAGAGGCAGATCAGCCCTTGCTTGATGTGCTGGCTGCATCGCCCAAGCCAGTCCAGACGATCCTGCATTGTTTTTCCTCTCCGGTAGATGTGGCAGAAGAGGCCTTGGCGCGCGGCTATGTGCTGAGCTTTGCAGGTAATGCCACGTTTAAGCGCAATGATTTTTTGCGTGAGGCAGCAAGGATCGCGCCAGTAGAGCAGATTCTTGTAGAAACGGATGCGCCATATATGACGCCCGAGCCTTATCGCGGTTCGCCCAATGAGCCTTCGTTGATCGGGCATACCTACTTGGCACTTGCTGCGGCGCGTGGGGAAGATCCAGCCGAGTTCGCTGCGGCGGTGTCGAAGAACTTTGCTCGCGTCTACGGCCTATAG
- the metG gene encoding methionine--tRNA ligase → MNSPVLVAVAWPYANGPRHIGHVAGFGVPSDVFARYQRMRGADVLMISGTDEHGTPLLVQADKEGVTVRELADRYNRQIVEDLAGLGLSYDLFTRTTTRNHYAVVQELFRGLYENGYMLKETTQGAISPSTGRTLPDRYIEGTCPICGADGARGDQCDTCGNQLDPADLINPVSKINGETPEFVETEHFLLDLPSLAEALGAWLRGREQWRPNVLKFSLNLLDDLRPRAMTRDIDWGVPIPIDGWQDNNAKKLYVWFDAVVGYLSASIEWAYREGRPEAWREWWTNPEAVSYYFMGKDNITFHSQIWPAELLGYQGKGAHGGNEHELGALQLPTEVVSSEYLTMSGSKFSSSKGVVIYVKDFLKEFGPDPLRYFIAVAGPENTDTDFTWDEFVRRNNNELANGWGNLVNRTVSMAYKNFGAVPEPGQLREEDEALLDLASQAFEVVGDALSKNRFKAGITHAMHVVGETNAYIAAQEPWKLAKDPEQRERLATVLWTALQAVSDCNTLLTPYLPHTAQRVHEALGREGVWSGMPEIQEVSDDMDVHPVGAGLPEAGASYPIITGDYESAQARWQRIPVQAGAPLQKPKPLIAKLDPELAETGPEWAPVVS, encoded by the coding sequence ATGAATTCTCCTGTGCTCGTCGCTGTTGCATGGCCTTATGCCAATGGACCTCGCCACATCGGACACGTGGCCGGCTTTGGTGTTCCCTCCGATGTATTCGCTCGCTACCAGCGAATGCGTGGGGCAGATGTGCTGATGATCTCCGGCACCGATGAGCACGGCACCCCGCTTTTGGTGCAGGCTGATAAAGAAGGCGTGACCGTCCGGGAGCTCGCCGATCGCTACAACCGCCAGATCGTGGAGGATCTGGCAGGTCTGGGCTTAAGCTATGACCTATTCACCCGCACCACCACCCGCAACCACTACGCGGTGGTTCAAGAGCTCTTCCGCGGTTTGTATGAAAACGGCTACATGCTCAAAGAGACCACCCAGGGTGCTATCTCGCCTTCTACCGGGCGCACCTTGCCCGACCGTTATATCGAGGGCACCTGCCCGATCTGTGGGGCAGATGGAGCACGCGGCGATCAATGCGATACCTGCGGCAACCAGCTCGATCCGGCTGATCTGATTAACCCCGTTTCTAAGATCAACGGCGAGACCCCGGAGTTTGTAGAAACGGAGCACTTCCTGCTCGATCTGCCTTCCTTGGCAGAAGCGCTTGGGGCATGGCTGCGCGGGCGTGAGCAGTGGCGTCCGAATGTATTGAAGTTCTCTTTGAATCTTCTTGATGATCTGCGCCCACGCGCGATGACCCGCGATATCGACTGGGGTGTGCCCATTCCGATCGATGGGTGGCAAGACAATAACGCCAAGAAGCTCTACGTTTGGTTCGATGCGGTGGTTGGCTACCTTTCTGCCTCCATTGAGTGGGCGTACCGCGAAGGACGCCCCGAGGCATGGCGTGAGTGGTGGACCAACCCTGAGGCCGTGAGCTACTACTTCATGGGTAAAGACAACATCACCTTCCACTCGCAGATCTGGCCTGCAGAGCTGCTTGGTTATCAAGGCAAAGGTGCACACGGCGGCAACGAACATGAGCTTGGCGCCCTGCAGCTTCCCACAGAGGTGGTTTCTTCTGAGTACCTCACCATGAGTGGCTCGAAATTCTCCTCCTCTAAGGGCGTGGTGATCTACGTTAAGGACTTCTTAAAAGAGTTCGGTCCTGATCCTTTGCGTTATTTCATTGCGGTGGCTGGCCCTGAAAATACCGACACCGATTTCACCTGGGATGAGTTTGTCCGCCGCAACAACAATGAGCTGGCCAATGGTTGGGGCAACCTGGTCAACCGCACGGTGAGCATGGCGTATAAGAACTTCGGTGCAGTACCAGAGCCTGGCCAGTTGCGGGAAGAAGATGAGGCGCTGCTCGATTTGGCCTCCCAGGCTTTTGAGGTGGTAGGCGATGCCCTATCTAAGAACCGCTTTAAGGCCGGTATTACCCACGCGATGCATGTGGTGGGCGAAACCAATGCCTATATCGCAGCTCAAGAACCTTGGAAGCTGGCAAAGGACCCGGAGCAGCGCGAGCGTCTGGCCACCGTGCTGTGGACGGCCTTGCAGGCAGTAAGCGACTGCAACACCTTGCTTACCCCATACCTGCCGCATACCGCGCAGCGGGTACATGAGGCACTTGGCCGTGAGGGCGTGTGGTCTGGGATGCCGGAGATTCAAGAAGTATCCGATGATATGGATGTCCACCCCGTTGGTGCCGGCTTACCGGAGGCAGGGGCGAGCTATCCCATTATCACCGGCGACTATGAATCAGCCCAGGCTCGTTGGCAGCGCATCCCGGTCCAGGCAGGCGCCCCCTTGCAAAAGCCCAAGCCGCTGATTGCCAAGCTTGATCCCGAATTGGCAGAAACTGGCCCCGAGTGGGCTCCAGTGGTGAGCTAG
- the rsmI gene encoding 16S rRNA (cytidine(1402)-2'-O)-methyltransferase, translated as MQQEGHLPTGVVLAATPLGNHLDASDRLRFALEHAAVIASEDTRRTRALAQALGVEIRGKIISNFDHNEAERVQQLLDAAKTQTVLVVTDAGMPIVSDPGLPLVAAAHDAGIPVSCIPGPSAVTTALALSGLGVGKFIFDGFAPRKQGQRRSWLESLQSESRAVCFFESPHRLAETLATAREVLGPERRAAVARELTKTYEEVRRGTLDELATWAESGVRGEITVVIEGSSHTQGNPELLVDEVARLVDAGMRLKAAAAEVAKVHKVSKKQLYDAYLAHQQPE; from the coding sequence ATGCAACAAGAAGGTCATCTACCCACAGGTGTGGTGTTGGCAGCAACGCCGCTTGGCAACCACCTAGACGCAAGCGATCGCCTGCGCTTCGCCTTAGAACACGCCGCGGTGATTGCTTCAGAAGACACCCGCCGCACCAGAGCGCTGGCCCAGGCTCTTGGGGTAGAGATCCGGGGCAAGATTATTAGCAACTTCGATCACAACGAAGCCGAGCGCGTCCAGCAACTCCTCGACGCTGCAAAAACGCAGACGGTGCTGGTAGTCACCGATGCCGGCATGCCCATTGTTTCTGACCCCGGCCTGCCGTTAGTTGCCGCAGCCCACGATGCAGGCATCCCTGTTTCTTGTATCCCGGGGCCTTCGGCGGTCACCACGGCCCTTGCGCTGTCAGGTTTGGGCGTGGGCAAGTTCATCTTCGATGGTTTTGCCCCAAGAAAGCAGGGGCAGCGTCGTTCCTGGTTGGAGTCTTTGCAAAGCGAATCCCGTGCGGTGTGCTTTTTTGAGTCCCCTCACCGTCTTGCAGAAACACTCGCGACTGCAAGGGAAGTGCTAGGCCCTGAGCGTCGCGCGGCGGTGGCCAGGGAATTGACTAAGACGTATGAGGAAGTCCGCCGGGGCACGCTTGACGAGCTCGCCACTTGGGCCGAATCTGGGGTCCGCGGTGAGATCACCGTGGTGATCGAGGGTTCGAGCCACACCCAGGGCAATCCGGAGCTTTTGGTAGATGAGGTCGCCCGCCTGGTCGATGCAGGCATGCGCTTAAAGGCCGCGGCAGCAGAGGTGGCCAAGGTGCATAAGGTGAGCAAGAAGCAGCTTTACGACGCCTACCTTGCCCATCAGCAACCAGAATAA
- a CDS encoding YkvI family membrane protein, which produces MLKRTLSTAMAFVGIVIGAGFATGQEVLQYFVSHGSMGIWGALVSGLVMVAAGTAALQLGSYFLANDHSVVLRRIAHPVVARILDIGVLITLFCTGFVMFAGAGSNMEQQFGWPVWAGSFMMLVLVLLAGLLNVDKVTNVIGSITPLIIIFVAVAVVYAIINSNGDTAVLNAAASEINSATPNWLVSALNYVGLALMMGCSMSIIIGGNNFNPRAAGLGGMLGGLIYGIMMIISTWGLYSVVDSVGQDDVPMLTIVNMIHPTLGLIMSIVIIGMIFNTAISMFYAFGKRATSSRAKLFYPVFAASCVVGWGCSFLGFRTLVGLVYPILGYMGIFLAAVVGIAWMRSLAKIREERNRREKIHELVRRKLDPNLRFSSKQARQLQRYTEESVLETEQIAESVREEVKHDIASDHDQETAEEAVPDEGELSLPEHAGHHHLGEDAKEKKDKDA; this is translated from the coding sequence ATGCTCAAAAGAACGCTAAGCACCGCGATGGCTTTCGTAGGCATCGTGATCGGTGCTGGTTTCGCTACCGGCCAGGAGGTGTTGCAGTACTTCGTCTCCCACGGCTCAATGGGCATCTGGGGCGCACTAGTCTCCGGATTGGTCATGGTGGCCGCCGGCACGGCCGCGTTGCAGCTCGGCAGCTACTTCCTGGCCAATGACCACTCGGTGGTGCTGCGCCGCATCGCCCACCCAGTGGTGGCCCGCATCCTCGATATTGGTGTGCTTATCACGCTGTTTTGTACCGGCTTTGTCATGTTCGCCGGTGCAGGTTCCAACATGGAACAGCAATTCGGTTGGCCAGTTTGGGCCGGCTCCTTCATGATGCTGGTGCTGGTGCTCCTGGCAGGCCTGCTGAATGTAGACAAGGTAACCAACGTGATCGGCTCGATCACCCCGTTGATCATCATCTTCGTGGCAGTAGCCGTGGTCTACGCGATCATCAACAGCAACGGCGATACCGCGGTACTCAACGCGGCCGCTAGCGAAATCAACTCCGCAACCCCCAACTGGTTGGTTTCTGCCCTGAACTACGTTGGCCTGGCTCTGATGATGGGCTGCTCGATGTCCATCATCATTGGCGGCAATAACTTCAACCCCCGCGCCGCCGGCCTCGGCGGCATGCTGGGCGGTCTGATCTACGGCATCATGATGATCATCTCCACCTGGGGCCTGTACTCCGTGGTGGATAGCGTTGGCCAAGATGACGTTCCGATGCTCACCATCGTGAACATGATCCACCCAACCTTGGGTCTAATCATGTCCATCGTGATCATCGGCATGATCTTCAACACCGCGATCTCGATGTTCTACGCCTTTGGTAAGCGCGCTACCTCCAGCCGCGCCAAGTTGTTCTACCCCGTGTTCGCAGCAAGCTGCGTGGTGGGCTGGGGCTGCTCCTTCCTCGGCTTTAGAACCCTGGTTGGTTTGGTCTATCCGATCCTCGGCTACATGGGCATCTTCTTGGCTGCCGTGGTGGGCATTGCCTGGATGCGCAGCCTGGCCAAGATCCGCGAGGAGCGTAACCGCCGCGAGAAGATCCACGAGCTGGTACGCCGCAAGCTGGATCCGAACCTGCGCTTTAGCTCCAAGCAGGCACGCCAACTGCAGCGCTACACCGAAGAATCGGTGCTTGAAACCGAACAAATTGCAGAGTCGGTGCGTGAAGAGGTCAAACACGACATTGCCTCCGATCATGACCAAGAAACTGCAGAAGAAGCCGTGCCAGACGAAGGCGAGCTGAGCTTGCCCGAGCACGCAGGCCACCACCACCTTGGTGAGGATGCAAAAGAAAAGAAGGACAAAGACGCTTAA
- a CDS encoding BCCT family transporter: MNETGGGVPHAETSASGAASSTPNEQLEQQREGSSATAQLAALLSEADEVDQTVSTYKEEDRSYKGEGAAKVNWHVTAPAVIVSLIVVIWGIFGRDSFSSFSSTALAFVVDNFGWAFVLFSTVFLVFGFGVALSKFGRIKLGRNDEAPEFSTVSWIAMMFAAGMGIGLMFYGVAEPLTDYLNGVPGHEPRDVSQAMSTTLLHWTLHPWAIYGIFGLAIAYSTFRLGRRQLLSSAFIPLIGERRAKGALGNFIDFVAIVATIFGTACSLGIGATQISAGLDASGLIDNPGTKTIILIVSVLTLAYLISAMSGVGKGIQYVSNMNMVLAALIAIFVFVVGPTVTILNFIPGSIGAYLSNFFEMIGRTAESSDGTAGEWLSSWTIFYWAWWISWSPFVGMFLARISRGRTIREFLFGVMLVPSGVSVVWFAIFGGTAIHLEQIGESIFGDGNAEYQLFDLLQHFPGGHVIAMIAVILLATFFITSADSASTVMGSMSQSGQVDANRYVSAIWGLLVGLIGMTMLLTGGSDVLGNLQNLTIIAASPFLVVIIALMFAILKDLRNDEIYLDYREQQRFAARLARERRIHVDREKRAQARQRRSNMREQRKAAHAERKANKK, translated from the coding sequence ATGAATGAGACAGGAGGCGGCGTCCCTCACGCCGAGACCTCCGCCTCTGGTGCAGCTTCATCCACTCCCAACGAGCAGCTAGAGCAGCAGCGCGAAGGCTCATCTGCCACCGCACAATTGGCTGCGTTGCTCAGCGAGGCGGATGAAGTAGACCAGACTGTGAGCACCTACAAAGAAGAAGATCGCTCCTATAAGGGCGAGGGCGCAGCCAAAGTGAACTGGCACGTCACCGCACCTGCAGTGATCGTCTCGCTCATCGTGGTGATCTGGGGCATTTTCGGCCGAGATAGCTTCTCTAGCTTCTCTTCTACAGCCTTGGCCTTTGTAGTGGATAACTTCGGTTGGGCATTCGTGCTGTTTAGCACGGTATTCCTCGTATTCGGCTTCGGTGTGGCCTTGAGTAAATTCGGCCGCATCAAACTTGGCCGCAACGACGAAGCACCAGAGTTTTCCACCGTCTCTTGGATTGCCATGATGTTCGCAGCCGGTATGGGCATCGGTCTGATGTTCTACGGCGTTGCCGAACCGCTCACCGATTACCTCAATGGCGTACCAGGCCACGAACCCCGCGATGTTTCCCAAGCAATGTCCACCACCTTGCTGCACTGGACACTGCACCCATGGGCAATCTACGGCATCTTCGGTCTGGCCATTGCCTACTCCACCTTCCGCCTTGGGCGCCGTCAGCTTCTGAGCTCGGCGTTTATCCCGCTGATTGGCGAGCGTCGCGCAAAGGGCGCACTGGGTAACTTCATCGACTTCGTTGCCATCGTGGCCACCATCTTCGGTACCGCCTGCTCCTTGGGCATTGGTGCCACACAGATCTCCGCTGGCCTCGATGCCTCCGGCCTGATCGATAACCCCGGCACCAAGACCATCATCTTGATTGTCTCCGTGCTCACCCTGGCATACCTGATCTCTGCGATGTCCGGTGTTGGCAAGGGCATCCAGTACGTCTCGAATATGAACATGGTGCTGGCAGCACTGATCGCCATCTTCGTGTTCGTGGTCGGCCCCACCGTGACCATCCTGAACTTCATCCCAGGATCCATCGGCGCATACCTCTCCAACTTCTTTGAGATGATCGGCCGCACCGCCGAGTCCTCCGATGGCACCGCCGGCGAATGGCTCAGCAGCTGGACCATCTTCTACTGGGCATGGTGGATCTCCTGGAGCCCCTTCGTGGGCATGTTCCTGGCACGCATCTCCCGTGGCCGAACCATCCGTGAGTTCCTCTTCGGCGTCATGCTCGTGCCCTCTGGTGTGTCCGTGGTGTGGTTCGCCATCTTCGGTGGCACCGCTATTCACCTCGAGCAGATCGGCGAGTCGATCTTCGGTGACGGCAATGCCGAATACCAGCTCTTCGACTTGCTCCAGCACTTCCCGGGCGGCCACGTCATCGCCATGATCGCCGTGATCTTGCTGGCCACCTTCTTCATCACCTCCGCGGACTCCGCTTCCACGGTGATGGGCTCGATGAGCCAGTCCGGCCAGGTTGATGCCAACCGCTACGTCTCTGCAATCTGGGGCCTTCTGGTTGGTCTGATCGGCATGACCATGCTGCTGACCGGCGGCAGCGATGTGCTGGGCAACCTCCAAAACCTCACCATCATCGCGGCCAGCCCCTTCCTCGTGGTGATCATCGCCTTGATGTTTGCCATCTTGAAGGATCTGCGCAACGACGAGATCTACCTGGACTACCGCGAGCAGCAGCGCTTTGCTGCCCGCCTGGCACGCGAACGCCGTATTCACGTCGATCGCGAAAAGCGCGCCCAGGCGCGCCAACGCCGCAGCAACATGCGTGAGCAGCGCAAAGCCGCTCATGCTGAGCGCAAGGCCAATAAGAAGTAA
- a CDS encoding dolichyl-phosphate-mannose--protein mannosyltransferase: MAIKQRRRARRPQAPSYRGAFAGNAALLATSPYRWTRGDTVSTAIIAVLALITRFIKLGAITDHGTPIFDEKHYVPQAYDIYESTQNLLIGGIELNPGFGLVVHPPLAKQVTAIGEAIFGYTPLGWRVMNALIGVAVVLLIMALCRRLTHSTFAATVAGLLAVFDGVLLVTSRFGMLDIVQVACIVAAAYFLVLDHQQQNRAFAHAWSTHRPMSQYGYRIGFRWWRFACGISLGLAVSVKWSGLYYMAFFGVLAVGLDAFRRHRVGAKRPILGALGLDAFPAFASLVIVPVALYLASWRAWFSSETSVYRHALSDGTIAEESPLHWLPEAIAGFVHYHVSVLQFHSTLTNSEGHHHPWESKPLDWLVAARPLLYFSSTDQRCAGTTCQQMLFLFGTPAIWWMTIPIVIWACYSVLIRKRYSYGIPLVAFLAGFLPWLLNYDRQMYFFYATALVPFSICMLAICCDELAQPHQGWLGRAKRYRFAPSWWNRLSNGRRIVLCYLALVVAMFFYFLPILYGFIIPSSWFDQLIWIPSWY, from the coding sequence ATGGCAATCAAGCAACGAAGGCGCGCTCGCAGGCCTCAGGCACCCTCCTATCGTGGCGCCTTTGCTGGAAACGCCGCCTTGCTTGCCACGTCCCCCTATCGCTGGACTCGCGGCGATACGGTCAGCACCGCCATCATTGCTGTTCTGGCGCTAATTACTCGCTTTATCAAGCTCGGAGCCATCACCGACCACGGCACCCCGATTTTTGATGAAAAGCACTATGTGCCCCAGGCCTATGACATTTATGAATCAACCCAAAACCTGCTCATTGGCGGCATTGAGCTCAATCCCGGTTTTGGCCTGGTGGTCCATCCCCCGCTGGCAAAACAAGTAACGGCCATTGGCGAGGCGATCTTCGGCTACACCCCGCTGGGTTGGCGAGTAATGAATGCGCTCATCGGCGTGGCCGTAGTGCTGCTGATTATGGCGCTGTGTAGGCGCCTGACCCATTCCACCTTCGCCGCTACCGTTGCAGGCCTGCTGGCTGTATTCGATGGCGTGTTATTGGTTACTTCGCGCTTTGGCATGCTCGATATTGTGCAGGTGGCGTGCATCGTTGCTGCCGCCTACTTCCTAGTTCTCGATCACCAACAGCAAAATCGTGCCTTTGCTCATGCCTGGAGCACGCATCGGCCGATGTCGCAGTACGGCTATCGGATTGGTTTTCGTTGGTGGCGCTTTGCCTGCGGCATCAGCCTTGGGCTGGCTGTGAGCGTAAAGTGGTCGGGGCTGTATTACATGGCCTTTTTTGGCGTGTTGGCCGTAGGCCTCGATGCTTTTCGACGCCACCGCGTAGGAGCCAAACGCCCAATCCTGGGAGCCCTTGGCCTCGATGCCTTCCCTGCTTTTGCCTCGCTGGTGATCGTGCCGGTAGCACTGTATCTGGCCAGTTGGCGTGCATGGTTTAGCAGCGAAACTTCGGTCTATCGCCACGCGCTCAGCGATGGCACCATTGCCGAGGAAAGCCCCCTGCACTGGCTACCAGAGGCCATCGCCGGCTTTGTGCACTATCACGTCTCGGTGCTGCAATTTCACTCCACCTTGACCAACTCTGAAGGCCACCACCACCCCTGGGAGTCCAAGCCTCTCGATTGGCTGGTAGCAGCTCGACCACTGCTGTATTTTTCTTCCACCGATCAACGCTGCGCCGGTACGACCTGCCAGCAGATGCTCTTCTTATTCGGCACCCCGGCGATCTGGTGGATGACGATCCCGATCGTGATCTGGGCTTGCTACTCGGTGCTGATTCGCAAGCGCTATAGCTACGGCATTCCGCTGGTTGCCTTTCTTGCCGGCTTCCTGCCGTGGCTGCTAAATTACGACCGCCAGATGTACTTCTTTTATGCCACCGCGCTGGTGCCCTTTAGTATCTGCATGCTGGCCATCTGCTGCGATGAATTAGCCCAACCACATCAAGGTTGGCTTGGAAGAGCCAAGCGCTATCGCTTCGCGCCGTCATGGTGGAATCGCCTCAGCAATGGCAGGCGCATCGTGTTGTGCTACCTGGCACTGGTGGTAGCGATGTTCTTCTACTTCTTACCCATCTTGTACGGGTTTATTATTCCTAGTAGTTGGTTTGATCAGCTTATTTGGATACCGAGCTGGTACTAG